A portion of the Scleropages formosus chromosome 15, fSclFor1.1, whole genome shotgun sequence genome contains these proteins:
- the zfyve1 gene encoding zinc finger FYVE domain-containing protein 1 isoform X2, which translates to MSGQGVSANASLVCQESYACGGSEEAVFECDECGSLQCARCELELHRQERLKNHERTHIRPGHVPFCDTCKGNGGRHRALVRCQGCKINLCLDCQKRTHSGVNKRKHPLTVYPPPKAAETSLSIDESEAQKARLLEKVRSFLVVDEKEEMQVTDENEFVKKLDCLPDQLLKVVSIFGNTGEGKSHTLNHTFFQGREVFKTSPTQESCTVGVWAALDPIHSVVVIDTEGLLGASSNQGQRTRLLLKVLAISDVVIYRTHADRLHDDLFKFLGDASDAYLKHFTKELKATTTRCGLDVPLSTLGPAVIIFHETVHTKLLGSDKPGETAERLLQERFRKLGRFPEAFSSVQYRGTRTYNPPTDFSGLLRTLEQQLDNNTTRSPRSPLVIYKALQALSVRFNGEIPDEHVPHSSFFPDEYFTCSSLCLSCGSGCRNSMNHLREGVSHEAKHRCRYSAHYDNRIYTCKACYEGGKEVIVVPKTSASSDSPWLGLARYAWSGYVIECPNCGVIYRSRQYWYGNQDPVDTVVRTEIQHVWPGSDGFLKDNSNAAQRLLDGVNFMAQSVSELSVKPAKAVTSWLTDQIAPAYWKPNSLILTCHKCREVFQDNDTKHHCRACGEGFCDDCSSKTRPVPERGWGLVPVRVCDACFEQRGIRPDLLDQDLEDEEGGTLIARKVGEAVQNTLGAVVTAIDIPLGLVKDAARPAYWVPDQDILSCHHCQREFTSKLSKHHCRACGQGVCDDCSPERRPVPSRGWDHPVRVCTDCNQKPGDL; encoded by the exons ATGAGCGGCCAGGGTGTGAGTGCCAACGCCAGCCTCGTGTGCCAGGAGAGCTACGCGTGCGGGGGCTCCGAGGAGGCCGTGTTCGAGTGCGACGAATGCGGCAGCTTGCAGTGTGCCCGCTGTGAGCTGGAGCTCCACCGGCAGGAGCGCCTCAAGAACCATGAGCGCACGCACATCAGGCCGGGCCACGTGCCCTTCTGCGACACCTGCAAGGGCAACGGCGGGCGGCACCGCGCTCTCGTGCGCTGCCAGGGCTGCAAGATCAACTTGTGCCTGGATTGCCAGAAACGGACCCACAGCGGAGTGAACAAAAGAAAGCACCCGTTGACGGTGTATCCCCCGCCCAAAGCTGCAGAGACGAGCCTGAGCATCGATGAGTCTGAGGCCCAGAAAGCGAGACTGCTGGAGAAAGTCAGGAGCTTCTTAGTGGTGGACGAAAAAGAGGAAATGCAG GTGACGGACGAAAATGAGTTTGTGAAGAAGCTGGACTGCCTGCCCGACCAACTCCTCAAGGTGGTCTCCATTTTTGGCAATACGGGAGAGGGAAAGTCCCACACCCTCAACCACACCTTCTTTCAGGGACGGGAGGTGTTCAAGACCTCGCCCACCCAAGAGTCGTGCACGGTGGGTGTTTGGGCCGCACTCGACCCGATCCACAGTGTGGTGGTCATCGACACAGAGGGTCTGCTGGGGGCCAGCTCCAACCAAGGCCAGCGCACGCGCCTCCTACTCAAGGTGCTGGCCATCTCTGATGTGGTCATCTACCGCACACACGCTGACCGCCTGCATGATGACCTCTTCAAGTTTCTGGGTGACGCCTCAGATGCGTAcctgaaacatttcacaaaggAGCTGAAGGCCACAACCACACGCTGCGGACTGGACGTACCACTGTCTACACTGGGCCCAGCCGTCATCATCTTCCACGAGACTGTCCATACCAAACTGCTGGGCTCAG ACAAGCCTGGGGAGACGGCAGAGCGGCTGCTGCAGGAGCGCTTCCGAAAGCTTGGCCGCTTCCCAGAGGCCTTTAGCTCGGTGCAGTACCGGGGGACACGCACCTACAACCCACCCACTGACTTCAGCGGCCTGCTGCGCACCttggagcagcagctggacaaCAACACCACACGTTCCCCTCGCTCACCCCTGGTCATCTACAAGGCCCTGCAG GCCTTGAGTGTGCGTTTCAATGGCGAGATCCCGGATGAGCACGTTCCACACAGCTCCTTCTTCCCTGACGAGTACTTCACCTGCTCCAGCCTCTGTCTGAGCTGCGG GTCCGGCTGCCGGAACAGCATGAACCACCTGCGGGAGGGGGTGTCCCACGAGGCCAAGCATCGCTGCCGCTACTCGGCTCACTACGACAACCGCATCTACACCTGCAAG GCATGCTacgagggagggaaggaagtgATTGTGGTACCCAAGACATCAGCATCTTCCGACTCACCCTGGCTGGGCCTGGCCCGATATGCCTGGTCTGG GTACGTGATCGAGTGTCCGAACTGCGGGGTGATCTATCGGAGCCGGCAGTACTGGTATGGAAACCAGGATCCCGTGGACACAGTGGTCCGCACTGAAATTCAACACGTTTGGCCAGGG TCTGACGGCTTTCTGAAGGACAACAGCAACGCGGCCCAGCGGCTCCTCGACGGGGTCAACTTCATGGCACAGTCGGTGTCCGAGCTCAGCGTTAAGCCTGCCAAGGCTGTCACTTCCTGGCTGACAGACCAGATTGCCCCGGCCTACTGGAAACCTAATTCCCTCATCCTG ACATGCCACAAGTGCAGAGAGGTCTTCCAGGACAACGACACCAAGCACCACTGCCGCGCCTGCGGAGAGGGCTTCTGTGACGATTGCTCCTCCAAGACCCGCCCTGTGCCGGAGAGGGGCTGGGGCCTGGTGCCCGTGCGGGTCTGCGATGCCTGCTTTGAGCAAAGAGGGATTCGACCAG ACCTGCTGGATCAGGACTTGGAAGATGAGGAAGGTGGAACACTAATTGCCAGGAAGGTTGGAGAAGCTGTGCAGAACACATTGGGAGCTGTGGTTACAGCTATAGACATCCCTCTTG GCCTGGTGAAGGATGCAGCCCGTCCTGCCTACTGGGTCCCTGATCAAGACATCCTGTCCTGCCACCACTGCCAACGCGAGTTCACTTCCAAGCTGTCCAAGCATCACTGCCGAGCCTGCGGTCAGGGTGTGTGCGACGACTGTTCCCCTGAGCGTCGACCCGTGCCCTCCCGTGGCTGGGACCACCCCGTCCGTGTCTGTACTGACTGTAATCAGAAACCAGGGGATCTCTAG
- the zfyve1 gene encoding zinc finger FYVE domain-containing protein 1 isoform X1, which produces MSGQGVSANASLVCQESYACGGSEEAVFECDECGSLQCARCELELHRQERLKNHERTHIRPGHVPFCDTCKGNGGRHRALVRCQGCKINLCLDCQKRTHSGVNKRKHPLTVYPPPKAAETSLSIDESEAQKARLLEKVRSFLVVDEKEEMQVTDENEFVKKLDCLPDQLLKVVSIFGNTGEGKSHTLNHTFFQGREVFKTSPTQESCTVGVWAALDPIHSVVVIDTEGLLGASSNQGQRTRLLLKVLAISDVVIYRTHADRLHDDLFKFLGDASDAYLKHFTKELKATTTRCGLDVPLSTLGPAVIIFHETVHTKLLGSDKPGETAERLLQERFRKLGRFPEAFSSVQYRGTRTYNPPTDFSGLLRTLEQQLDNNTTRSPRSPLVIYKALQALSVRFNGEIPDEHVPHSSFFPDEYFTCSSLCLSCGSGCRNSMNHLREGVSHEAKHRCRYSAHYDNRIYTCKVGKEVPAGYLDVSCGLTGLSVLPLTLQACYEGGKEVIVVPKTSASSDSPWLGLARYAWSGYVIECPNCGVIYRSRQYWYGNQDPVDTVVRTEIQHVWPGSDGFLKDNSNAAQRLLDGVNFMAQSVSELSVKPAKAVTSWLTDQIAPAYWKPNSLILTCHKCREVFQDNDTKHHCRACGEGFCDDCSSKTRPVPERGWGLVPVRVCDACFEQRGIRPDLLDQDLEDEEGGTLIARKVGEAVQNTLGAVVTAIDIPLGLVKDAARPAYWVPDQDILSCHHCQREFTSKLSKHHCRACGQGVCDDCSPERRPVPSRGWDHPVRVCTDCNQKPGDL; this is translated from the exons ATGAGCGGCCAGGGTGTGAGTGCCAACGCCAGCCTCGTGTGCCAGGAGAGCTACGCGTGCGGGGGCTCCGAGGAGGCCGTGTTCGAGTGCGACGAATGCGGCAGCTTGCAGTGTGCCCGCTGTGAGCTGGAGCTCCACCGGCAGGAGCGCCTCAAGAACCATGAGCGCACGCACATCAGGCCGGGCCACGTGCCCTTCTGCGACACCTGCAAGGGCAACGGCGGGCGGCACCGCGCTCTCGTGCGCTGCCAGGGCTGCAAGATCAACTTGTGCCTGGATTGCCAGAAACGGACCCACAGCGGAGTGAACAAAAGAAAGCACCCGTTGACGGTGTATCCCCCGCCCAAAGCTGCAGAGACGAGCCTGAGCATCGATGAGTCTGAGGCCCAGAAAGCGAGACTGCTGGAGAAAGTCAGGAGCTTCTTAGTGGTGGACGAAAAAGAGGAAATGCAG GTGACGGACGAAAATGAGTTTGTGAAGAAGCTGGACTGCCTGCCCGACCAACTCCTCAAGGTGGTCTCCATTTTTGGCAATACGGGAGAGGGAAAGTCCCACACCCTCAACCACACCTTCTTTCAGGGACGGGAGGTGTTCAAGACCTCGCCCACCCAAGAGTCGTGCACGGTGGGTGTTTGGGCCGCACTCGACCCGATCCACAGTGTGGTGGTCATCGACACAGAGGGTCTGCTGGGGGCCAGCTCCAACCAAGGCCAGCGCACGCGCCTCCTACTCAAGGTGCTGGCCATCTCTGATGTGGTCATCTACCGCACACACGCTGACCGCCTGCATGATGACCTCTTCAAGTTTCTGGGTGACGCCTCAGATGCGTAcctgaaacatttcacaaaggAGCTGAAGGCCACAACCACACGCTGCGGACTGGACGTACCACTGTCTACACTGGGCCCAGCCGTCATCATCTTCCACGAGACTGTCCATACCAAACTGCTGGGCTCAG ACAAGCCTGGGGAGACGGCAGAGCGGCTGCTGCAGGAGCGCTTCCGAAAGCTTGGCCGCTTCCCAGAGGCCTTTAGCTCGGTGCAGTACCGGGGGACACGCACCTACAACCCACCCACTGACTTCAGCGGCCTGCTGCGCACCttggagcagcagctggacaaCAACACCACACGTTCCCCTCGCTCACCCCTGGTCATCTACAAGGCCCTGCAG GCCTTGAGTGTGCGTTTCAATGGCGAGATCCCGGATGAGCACGTTCCACACAGCTCCTTCTTCCCTGACGAGTACTTCACCTGCTCCAGCCTCTGTCTGAGCTGCGG GTCCGGCTGCCGGAACAGCATGAACCACCTGCGGGAGGGGGTGTCCCACGAGGCCAAGCATCGCTGCCGCTACTCGGCTCACTACGACAACCGCATCTACACCTGCAAGGTGGGAAAGGAAGTGCCTGCAGGCTACCTTGATGTCAGCTGTGGTCTCACTGGCCTATCTGTGTTGCCCCTTACCCTTCAGGCATGCTacgagggagggaaggaagtgATTGTGGTACCCAAGACATCAGCATCTTCCGACTCACCCTGGCTGGGCCTGGCCCGATATGCCTGGTCTGG GTACGTGATCGAGTGTCCGAACTGCGGGGTGATCTATCGGAGCCGGCAGTACTGGTATGGAAACCAGGATCCCGTGGACACAGTGGTCCGCACTGAAATTCAACACGTTTGGCCAGGG TCTGACGGCTTTCTGAAGGACAACAGCAACGCGGCCCAGCGGCTCCTCGACGGGGTCAACTTCATGGCACAGTCGGTGTCCGAGCTCAGCGTTAAGCCTGCCAAGGCTGTCACTTCCTGGCTGACAGACCAGATTGCCCCGGCCTACTGGAAACCTAATTCCCTCATCCTG ACATGCCACAAGTGCAGAGAGGTCTTCCAGGACAACGACACCAAGCACCACTGCCGCGCCTGCGGAGAGGGCTTCTGTGACGATTGCTCCTCCAAGACCCGCCCTGTGCCGGAGAGGGGCTGGGGCCTGGTGCCCGTGCGGGTCTGCGATGCCTGCTTTGAGCAAAGAGGGATTCGACCAG ACCTGCTGGATCAGGACTTGGAAGATGAGGAAGGTGGAACACTAATTGCCAGGAAGGTTGGAGAAGCTGTGCAGAACACATTGGGAGCTGTGGTTACAGCTATAGACATCCCTCTTG GCCTGGTGAAGGATGCAGCCCGTCCTGCCTACTGGGTCCCTGATCAAGACATCCTGTCCTGCCACCACTGCCAACGCGAGTTCACTTCCAAGCTGTCCAAGCATCACTGCCGAGCCTGCGGTCAGGGTGTGTGCGACGACTGTTCCCCTGAGCGTCGACCCGTGCCCTCCCGTGGCTGGGACCACCCCGTCCGTGTCTGTACTGACTGTAATCAGAAACCAGGGGATCTCTAG